In Paenibacillus sp. FSL M7-0420, a single genomic region encodes these proteins:
- the ftsZ gene encoding cell division protein FtsZ, translating into MLEFDFEMESLAQIKVIGVGGGGSNAVNRMIENGVQGVEFITVNTDAQALHMAKSEHKLQIGDKLTRGLGAGANPEVGKKAAEESRDLISNTLKGADMVFVTAGMGGGTGTGAAPVIAEIARECGALTVGVVTRPFTFEGRKRANQAELGIEALKEKVDTLIVIPNDRLLEIVDKKTPMLEAFREADNVLRQAVQGISDLIQVPGLINLDFADVKTIMTERGSALMGIGIATGENRASEAARKAIMSPLLETSIEGARGVIMNITGGSNLSLYEVNEAAEIVTSASDPEVNMIFGAIIEESMKDEIKVTVIATGFEHKPSPIAPVRRPAANSEPAADNKSKSENLRPFGNQTSSDQLDIPTFLRNRTRGNND; encoded by the coding sequence ATGTTGGAATTTGATTTTGAAATGGAGAGTTTGGCGCAAATAAAAGTCATCGGCGTCGGCGGCGGCGGAAGCAACGCTGTGAACCGGATGATTGAAAATGGCGTTCAGGGTGTTGAGTTCATCACGGTTAATACAGACGCCCAAGCGCTGCATATGGCCAAATCGGAGCATAAATTACAAATCGGGGATAAATTGACCCGCGGACTTGGCGCAGGAGCGAATCCTGAGGTCGGCAAGAAGGCGGCAGAGGAATCCCGCGATCTGATCTCGAATACGCTGAAGGGCGCGGATATGGTCTTCGTTACCGCAGGCATGGGCGGCGGTACCGGAACAGGCGCAGCGCCTGTCATTGCCGAAATCGCCAGAGAATGCGGAGCATTGACGGTAGGCGTCGTGACCCGCCCGTTCACTTTTGAAGGCAGAAAACGTGCCAACCAGGCAGAGCTCGGAATCGAAGCGCTCAAGGAAAAGGTTGATACGCTGATTGTGATTCCGAATGACCGCCTCCTGGAAATTGTGGATAAGAAGACTCCAATGCTCGAAGCCTTCCGTGAAGCGGACAATGTACTCCGTCAGGCGGTACAAGGCATCTCCGACCTTATTCAGGTTCCCGGCCTGATCAACCTTGACTTTGCCGATGTGAAGACGATTATGACGGAGCGCGGTTCAGCGCTTATGGGCATCGGGATTGCAACCGGTGAGAACCGTGCATCTGAGGCGGCCCGCAAGGCGATCATGAGCCCGCTGCTTGAAACCTCCATTGAAGGTGCACGCGGCGTCATTATGAACATTACAGGCGGCTCTAACCTCTCCCTGTACGAAGTGAATGAAGCTGCCGAGATTGTTACCTCTGCTTCGGACCCTGAAGTGAATATGATCTTCGGTGCCATTATCGAAGAGAGCATGAAGGACGAGATCAAGGTTACGGTTATTGCGACCGGTTTTGAACACAAGCCTTCTCCCATAGCTCCTGTACGCCGTCCTGCGGCAAACAGCGAACCCGCTGCTGATAATAAGAGCAAGAGTGAGAATCTTCGTCCGTTCGGGAATCAGACAAGCTCTGATCAGCTGGATATTCCGACCTTCCTGCGCAACCGGACACGCGGCAATAATGATTAA